The Flavobacterium piscisymbiosum genome includes a region encoding these proteins:
- a CDS encoding T9SS type A sorting domain-containing protein, with product MKKIYLLVFLLVSGFGFAQINLSGETKYKLNILGYQDRDSDGCGESDGLRHIKATRQDGSSFFIFQGRKVYSEINLEETFTKANPIVNLEFYKIVRWKNWAGNCDGGPNNNYDQIKITNKCFSSYQSDAGSSLLHLTVTSKPFVKINNPVEPLYLGDSENIKIELPDNLDSSSFDWKYRVGGGIEKTIPYPYNYKATLNIKGSDFLTEADFGKTVSIYVKMNCTAGEEQAKGSAKIEAFYKVNECADNCTGNFLTRPICRRACSLKFDTFFDEIYTPQLVDGYQSYNSNAISFTYLKSAPNVASLLPSNAKCYDEAGNSLNVKFDRPLSENEKLNITLTNKDKGDELTNYIEIVLNEDNSFDILNLEPGKYNLQLNGFYNGAPIYSSTILNPLQFEIIKPKPVDFTITSSNILCYGSNNGTITITPTGGTRNILSNDYYSLDNGASWISFPNNKPYTITGLGPDAYRVKVKDMNGCIAKTQTLVNGEIQLGEEKIIETTISEPLTPLALNYTYTQNPTFYGAANGKIVAAITGGTINEDKSYDYEWKNASGVILPAIAQYNTADKTYNITLDNIPDGQYKLTVKDKNYNTATNKEGCSIIESSQIVTQPEKIVIALVETQSISCNTENLETAADKFSDGILKANVQGGIQPYQYVWSKFNTTTNVWDILEDETYNILQNLSKGNYAVNIIDANGIVQGIYNSTDLVTATPTTKEISEPAKLELSFNLGNVSCHSGNNGWAAVNVTGGAGSYKYTWYNTGSGIIDKNKISSLIAGTYTVEVTDKNGCFTKGNIVITEPQSPVAIEYEEIFTPTFSGATNGRIVAKITGGTPNDDQTYNYEWKNSKGEVQTAAAELKDGIYTITIQELPADDYFLTIKDKNNDEGNNQTINCSVIESKVTLNEPDPLKVVFEIVRTISCNTSNEFGNDTDTTPQDGQRDESQDGILVAHVTGGTPLAVSVNNGLPYYFYWKKQETDGSWTVLPNITSETASNLSHGNYALNVKDRNGIMLGTYFNNVLVKEIDATQLMQEPPKLSVTIMYGNVFCNGGNDGWATANVTGGTPPYEFKWSNEVEIDKNTVLKAGEYWVFVTDAKGCTTQADVTITGPTAPLAIKYTEILNPSFYKATNGKIVVEVTGGTIFPDNTYWFEWKNSKGIVQTTTAVNFSNGIYTIILNGLGEETYSLNVRDANYNAATNKTSCTVANSSITLDDPDPLEVTFEVVRTISCNVNNEFGNETDANPQDNQRDESQDGILKAHVKGGIQLQASQNNGLPYFYTWKKQQKDGSWSIWNDYDETAENLSDGTYALNIEDANGIKLGTYVNNVLVKETDVTKFMPEPAKLNLTFTKLNASCNNGDDGWAEAHVTGGTAPYTYEWTNGDTTSKIENITTNNYFVVVTDAKGCTVQGSIFVGDPKGIFTTETIKNPTCFAGNDGSIQLNVTGGNLPYTYLWNTGETTKDLNNLTAGNYDVTITCADCCVYKKKFILKDPNPIVVDLGKDRTLCNDQILDLDATIADINAQYSWTSTNGFISNQAKVSLTKAGTYHVKVTTGLGCIGEDEIVIKTSQAIISSEFLLSSQAYLDEEVILVNTSDPFGESTQWNVPEGVNIVEQKEKYIILKFDEIGTYAIGLQQTQGECFAEYNKNITVEKRSTLPNPGSAPKFIIDFIVTPNPSNGNFKAIINLENNSAVNLRLFSTTGEFTAQKKDSGRKNYEVDFNTSLQSGMYVLVLETEQQTMVKKIIIY from the coding sequence ATGAAGAAGATTTACTTATTAGTTTTTTTATTGGTTTCAGGATTTGGTTTTGCACAAATCAATTTAAGTGGTGAAACAAAATATAAATTAAATATTCTGGGCTATCAGGACCGCGATTCCGATGGATGTGGTGAAAGTGATGGATTGAGACATATTAAAGCAACCCGTCAGGATGGAAGTAGTTTTTTTATATTTCAAGGTAGAAAAGTCTACTCTGAAATAAATTTAGAGGAAACGTTTACTAAAGCTAATCCAATTGTAAATTTAGAGTTTTATAAAATAGTTAGATGGAAAAATTGGGCAGGCAATTGTGATGGGGGGCCAAATAATAATTACGATCAAATCAAAATAACTAATAAATGTTTCTCTTCATACCAATCAGATGCAGGAAGCAGCTTATTACATTTAACAGTTACTTCTAAGCCTTTCGTTAAAATCAATAATCCTGTAGAACCATTATATCTTGGAGATTCAGAAAATATAAAAATAGAATTACCTGATAATTTGGATTCAAGTAGTTTTGATTGGAAATATAGAGTTGGAGGTGGAATTGAAAAAACAATTCCTTATCCTTACAATTATAAAGCTACTTTAAATATTAAGGGTTCAGACTTTTTGACAGAAGCAGATTTCGGAAAAACTGTTTCAATTTACGTCAAAATGAATTGTACTGCAGGAGAAGAACAAGCTAAAGGCTCTGCAAAGATAGAGGCATTTTATAAAGTCAACGAGTGTGCAGATAATTGTACTGGAAATTTTTTAACTCGTCCAATATGTAGAAGAGCTTGCTCACTAAAATTTGATACATTCTTTGATGAAATTTATACGCCACAATTAGTAGATGGATACCAAAGTTACAATTCCAATGCTATTTCATTTACTTATTTAAAATCTGCACCAAATGTTGCTTCTTTGCTACCTTCAAATGCTAAATGTTATGATGAAGCTGGTAATTCTTTAAATGTGAAGTTTGACAGACCTTTATCTGAAAATGAAAAATTAAACATTACGCTAACTAATAAAGATAAAGGTGATGAACTTACCAATTATATTGAAATAGTTTTAAATGAAGATAATTCATTTGACATATTAAATTTAGAACCAGGAAAATATAATTTACAGCTTAATGGCTTTTATAATGGGGCACCTATTTACTCATCTACTATATTAAACCCATTGCAATTTGAAATAATTAAGCCAAAACCTGTTGATTTCACAATAACTAGTTCAAATATTTTGTGTTATGGAAGCAATAATGGCACCATAACAATAACTCCCACAGGAGGGACTCGTAATATATTATCAAATGATTATTACTCATTAGATAATGGAGCCAGCTGGATATCTTTTCCAAATAATAAACCGTATACAATTACAGGTTTGGGTCCTGATGCGTATAGAGTAAAAGTAAAAGACATGAATGGCTGTATTGCCAAAACTCAAACTTTAGTAAATGGCGAAATTCAACTTGGTGAAGAAAAAATTATAGAAACCACCATATCAGAACCTTTAACGCCGCTTGCATTAAATTATACTTACACACAAAATCCAACTTTTTATGGAGCAGCAAATGGGAAAATTGTTGCTGCAATAACAGGTGGAACTATAAATGAAGATAAATCATATGATTATGAATGGAAGAATGCCAGCGGAGTAATTTTACCAGCAATAGCCCAGTATAATACTGCTGATAAAACCTATAATATTACATTAGATAATATTCCGGACGGCCAATACAAACTAACTGTAAAAGACAAAAATTACAATACTGCTACCAATAAAGAAGGCTGTTCTATTATAGAATCATCACAAATAGTAACTCAGCCAGAAAAAATTGTAATAGCATTAGTAGAAACACAATCTATTTCTTGTAATACAGAGAATCTGGAGACTGCTGCCGATAAATTTTCTGACGGTATTTTAAAAGCTAATGTTCAAGGAGGTATTCAGCCTTATCAATATGTTTGGTCAAAGTTTAATACAACCACAAATGTCTGGGATATATTGGAAGATGAAACATATAATATATTACAAAATCTTTCTAAAGGTAATTATGCTGTAAATATTATAGATGCAAACGGAATAGTACAGGGAATTTATAATAGTACTGATTTAGTAACAGCAACTCCAACAACAAAAGAAATTTCAGAACCTGCTAAACTTGAATTATCATTTAATTTAGGTAATGTTTCTTGTCATTCAGGCAATAACGGCTGGGCTGCAGTAAATGTAACAGGAGGAGCTGGATCTTATAAATATACATGGTACAATACAGGCAGCGGAATTATAGATAAAAATAAAATATCCAGCTTAATTGCAGGAACCTATACTGTTGAAGTTACCGATAAAAATGGATGTTTTACAAAAGGAAATATTGTGATTACTGAACCACAATCTCCTGTGGCAATTGAATATGAAGAGATTTTTACACCTACTTTTTCCGGAGCAACGAATGGAAGAATTGTTGCTAAAATAACAGGCGGAACACCAAACGACGACCAAACGTATAATTATGAATGGAAAAATTCAAAAGGCGAGGTGCAAACCGCAGCTGCTGAATTAAAAGACGGAATTTATACTATTACAATACAAGAACTTCCTGCTGATGATTATTTTTTAACTATTAAGGATAAAAATAACGATGAAGGAAATAATCAGACTATAAATTGCTCAGTAATAGAGTCAAAAGTAACACTGAATGAACCCGATCCTTTAAAAGTTGTTTTTGAAATTGTTCGTACTATTTCATGTAATACAAGCAATGAGTTTGGGAATGATACAGATACAACTCCACAAGATGGTCAGCGTGATGAGTCGCAGGACGGTATTTTAGTGGCTCATGTTACCGGTGGGACTCCGCTGGCCGTTTCTGTAAATAACGGATTACCGTATTATTTTTATTGGAAAAAGCAAGAAACAGACGGTTCATGGACAGTATTGCCTAACATTACATCAGAAACGGCCTCAAACCTTTCTCATGGAAATTATGCCTTAAACGTAAAAGACAGAAACGGAATCATGCTGGGTACGTACTTTAATAATGTTCTTGTAAAGGAAATTGATGCAACACAATTGATGCAGGAACCTCCAAAACTCTCTGTAACCATTATGTATGGTAATGTTTTTTGTAATGGAGGAAATGATGGCTGGGCGACTGCAAATGTTACAGGAGGAACACCTCCATATGAATTCAAATGGTCGAATGAGGTAGAAATTGACAAAAACACAGTTTTAAAAGCAGGTGAGTATTGGGTGTTTGTTACAGATGCCAAAGGCTGTACAACACAAGCCGATGTTACAATTACAGGACCAACAGCGCCGCTTGCAATAAAATACACTGAAATTCTTAATCCAAGTTTTTACAAGGCGACGAATGGAAAAATTGTAGTAGAGGTTACCGGCGGTACTATTTTCCCCGACAATACCTATTGGTTTGAGTGGAAAAACAGCAAAGGAATAGTGCAGACTACAACAGCGGTTAATTTTAGTAATGGTATTTACACCATTATTTTAAATGGACTTGGGGAGGAAACCTACAGCTTAAATGTTCGTGACGCCAATTACAATGCAGCTACAAATAAAACGAGTTGTACTGTAGCCAATTCTAGCATAACATTAGATGACCCAGATCCACTTGAAGTTACTTTTGAAGTAGTTCGTACCATTTCTTGTAATGTAAATAACGAATTTGGAAATGAGACAGACGCTAATCCACAAGATAATCAAAGAGACGAGTCGCAGGATGGAATTTTAAAAGCTCACGTAAAAGGAGGAATTCAGCTGCAGGCAAGTCAAAATAACGGATTACCCTATTTCTACACTTGGAAAAAACAACAAAAAGATGGCTCATGGAGCATCTGGAACGATTATGATGAAACAGCAGAAAACCTGTCTGACGGAACCTATGCGTTAAATATTGAAGATGCCAATGGAATAAAATTGGGAACCTATGTAAACAATGTTTTGGTAAAAGAAACAGATGTTACGAAGTTTATGCCAGAGCCAGCAAAACTGAACTTGACTTTTACAAAACTAAATGCGAGCTGTAATAATGGAGATGACGGCTGGGCAGAAGCTCATGTAACAGGTGGAACTGCGCCTTATACATACGAATGGACAAATGGCGATACAACATCAAAAATTGAAAATATTACGACTAATAATTATTTTGTAGTAGTTACCGATGCAAAAGGCTGTACAGTTCAGGGAAGTATTTTTGTGGGAGATCCTAAAGGAATATTTACTACTGAGACCATCAAAAATCCTACCTGTTTTGCAGGTAATGATGGATCAATACAACTAAATGTCACAGGAGGAAATTTACCTTACACTTATTTATGGAACACGGGAGAAACCACAAAAGACTTAAATAATCTTACAGCAGGAAATTACGACGTAACTATTACTTGTGCAGATTGCTGTGTTTATAAAAAGAAATTTATTTTAAAAGATCCAAACCCAATTGTGGTTGATTTAGGAAAAGACAGAACCTTGTGTAATGATCAAATTTTAGATTTAGATGCCACAATTGCAGATATAAATGCGCAATATAGCTGGACTTCTACAAATGGATTTATTTCAAATCAGGCAAAAGTAAGCTTAACAAAAGCCGGAACCTATCATGTAAAAGTGACTACAGGTCTAGGCTGTATTGGCGAAGATGAAATCGTAATAAAAACAAGCCAGGCAATAATTAGTTCTGAGTTTTTATTGAGTTCTCAGGCTTATTTAGACGAAGAAGTAATCTTAGTTAATACCAGTGATCCATTTGGAGAAAGTACACAATGGAATGTGCCGGAAGGTGTAAATATTGTAGAGCAAAAAGAAAAATATATCATACTAAAATTTGACGAAATAGGTACTTACGCCATTGGTTTACAGCAAACTCAAGGAGAATGTTTTGCTGAGTACAATAAAAACATAACCGTAGAAAAACGAAGCACATTACCAAATCCCGGCAGTGCTCCCAAGTTTATTATAGACTTTATTGTAACACCAAACCCAAGCAACGGAAACTTCAAAGCCATTATTAATTTAGAAAATAACAGCGCTGTCAATTTAAGACTGTTTTCTACAACCGGAGAGTTTACTGCACAGAAAAAAGATTCAGGCAGGAAAAACTACGAAGTTGATTTTAATACTTCGTTACAATCCGGAATGTACGTTTTGGTATTGGAAACGGAACAACAAACAATGGTTAAAAAAATTATCATCTATTAA
- a CDS encoding fibronectin type III domain-containing protein produces MKNHFNKIYLFVLVLFFGLNGYAQLFPVQLTPVFKSPYSVKISDYATSMDTKFQLLINPTDVTISQRQVRLKLYIQGNGVNIRSSDYITGQRPIFINGGEFQTLTNSDISALFRLENLQGITASQYANPLPDGMYDFCFEMYDYITNQKISQKSCASIYLILNDPPLLNTPQKNEQIAASDFSNIMFTWTPRQMNATNVSYKFELKQLIDPTLDPQFAFQMAPLLYEETVFSTAMLYNLSMPILTPGMRYAWRVRAISTTGLSENAIFKNDGYSEIYSFKYTASCASPTFLLSEAQGPTSVKITWQGIPEHTKYQLQYKKQDVRNAQWFSTNSLNTQSLITNLEPGVTYQFRVGSSCDPATEGVQSFTYSEISTFTTPTQTNGVPAYNCGIIPKINIQNQKTLTNLIQSETFTAGDFPVTVLELKGENSPYSGKGYIIVPYLADTKIAVEFSNITINTDYQLISGVVETSYNPEWGNVVAVQDVINDFKGLIDGISDLFDRANKLEEQKKDGTINEDEYNKNWKEIYESLEKTNDKYKILVDNTSDIPEDLRKKIADLDPVFVELASNNFTTKGNQTIENLTKTNEAYDALNKFVSDKCDASLKSIVAFLATEKINYLKLAASEVSKNATSVSETDKKYNVSIYDEGNGALKITHYKDWSISSPVQNLFLIETKDSELNKLKITKFWLSYAPNNVDGNAASIDVVVYFKEPVPNQAEPFCTQKTTIAKGVSIQAQLADNFEEVVFYATLSIAAAEVAGGVKLSECVTGFALDAGFQMGINAIVKLYLNENFTTQQLVKEISVPSAATSCATATLVNKCGTGCAGISGFAVGFSDDVLKQLKSGKKLSEIEVSQSTLNGIKQGILNIVVQKVVTFGISKFSAWRGKYTAKQVEDALEDLQAHPEKYGIENKLEKLWTKIDEHSGDFHGNHATYYDVNVTYQAYREQVGIAFSNNNILEFHLNIPEKLQGQGIGSEIFKQAIIDYAPSKVKGWWKTSDIYTGNESINLSIFKQKLKEGFSPEKAVFETPTGKILKANNFDGTVEILKNSADEVIIYFNPKL; encoded by the coding sequence ATGAAGAATCATTTCAATAAAATCTATCTTTTTGTTCTCGTACTGTTTTTCGGTTTAAATGGTTATGCCCAATTATTTCCTGTTCAGTTAACGCCTGTTTTTAAAAGCCCGTACAGTGTCAAAATATCCGACTACGCGACTAGCATGGATACCAAATTCCAATTGCTTATTAATCCTACCGATGTCACAATATCGCAAAGACAAGTACGCTTAAAATTATACATACAAGGCAATGGAGTTAACATAAGAAGCAGTGACTATATAACAGGACAAAGGCCCATTTTTATCAATGGAGGTGAATTTCAAACTTTAACAAACTCTGATATTTCAGCATTGTTCAGGTTAGAGAACCTGCAGGGAATAACTGCTTCACAATATGCAAATCCTCTGCCTGATGGGATGTATGATTTTTGTTTTGAAATGTATGACTACATCACCAATCAAAAAATATCGCAGAAAAGCTGTGCCAGTATTTATCTTATATTAAATGATCCGCCGTTATTAAACACACCGCAAAAAAATGAACAAATAGCAGCGAGTGATTTTTCGAATATTATGTTTACCTGGACACCACGCCAGATGAATGCAACTAACGTTTCGTATAAGTTCGAATTAAAGCAACTCATTGACCCAACATTAGACCCACAGTTTGCGTTTCAAATGGCACCGCTTCTATATGAGGAAACAGTTTTTAGTACTGCTATGCTGTATAATTTAAGTATGCCGATACTGACTCCGGGCATGCGTTATGCATGGCGTGTAAGGGCAATATCAACAACCGGGCTTTCAGAAAATGCAATATTTAAAAACGATGGTTACAGCGAAATATATTCGTTTAAGTATACTGCTTCCTGTGCTTCGCCAACCTTTTTGTTAAGTGAGGCCCAAGGACCAACGAGCGTTAAAATAACCTGGCAGGGAATTCCTGAGCATACCAAATATCAGCTTCAATACAAAAAGCAGGATGTAAGAAATGCACAATGGTTTTCGACCAATAGTTTAAACACCCAAAGTTTAATTACCAATTTAGAGCCGGGAGTAACCTATCAGTTCAGGGTTGGTTCAAGTTGTGATCCTGCAACCGAAGGAGTTCAGTCCTTTACTTACTCAGAAATCAGCACATTTACAACGCCGACACAAACCAACGGAGTTCCTGCTTACAATTGTGGTATTATCCCTAAAATCAATATACAAAACCAAAAAACACTTACCAATTTAATTCAGAGTGAAACTTTCACGGCAGGCGATTTTCCTGTAACAGTTTTAGAATTGAAAGGAGAAAATAGTCCTTATTCTGGCAAAGGATATATTATTGTGCCTTATCTGGCAGATACCAAAATTGCAGTTGAATTTAGCAACATTACAATCAATACAGATTATCAATTGATTAGCGGCGTTGTCGAGACAAGTTACAATCCGGAGTGGGGTAATGTTGTTGCAGTTCAAGATGTTATTAATGATTTTAAAGGACTAATTGATGGAATTAGTGATTTGTTTGACAGAGCAAATAAACTAGAAGAACAAAAAAAGGATGGAACAATCAATGAAGACGAGTACAACAAGAATTGGAAAGAAATTTATGAATCTTTAGAGAAAACAAATGATAAATACAAAATATTAGTAGATAATACTTCTGATATTCCCGAAGATTTAAGAAAAAAAATTGCAGATTTAGATCCTGTTTTTGTCGAATTAGCATCTAATAATTTTACAACAAAGGGTAATCAAACAATAGAAAATCTAACCAAAACAAATGAAGCTTATGACGCACTAAATAAATTCGTTAGCGACAAATGTGATGCCTCTCTAAAAAGTATTGTAGCTTTTCTAGCAACAGAAAAAATCAATTATTTAAAGTTAGCAGCAAGTGAAGTTTCAAAAAACGCAACTTCAGTTTCAGAGACTGACAAAAAGTATAATGTTTCTATTTATGATGAAGGAAATGGTGCTTTAAAAATAACACATTATAAAGACTGGAGCATTAGTAGTCCTGTACAGAATTTATTCCTGATTGAAACTAAAGATTCAGAATTAAACAAACTAAAAATCACAAAGTTTTGGCTTAGTTATGCTCCTAATAACGTGGATGGAAATGCAGCTAGTATTGATGTTGTTGTTTATTTTAAAGAACCTGTGCCAAATCAGGCAGAGCCTTTCTGTACGCAAAAAACGACTATTGCAAAAGGAGTTTCCATTCAAGCTCAGCTTGCAGATAATTTTGAGGAAGTAGTTTTTTATGCCACATTGAGCATTGCCGCCGCAGAAGTGGCAGGCGGTGTAAAGTTATCTGAATGTGTAACTGGTTTTGCTCTTGATGCAGGTTTTCAAATGGGTATAAATGCTATTGTAAAACTATATTTAAATGAAAATTTTACAACCCAGCAATTAGTAAAAGAAATTTCAGTGCCTAGTGCAGCAACAAGCTGCGCAACAGCTACATTGGTCAATAAATGTGGCACAGGATGCGCTGGAATTAGCGGTTTTGCGGTAGGTTTTAGCGATGATGTTTTGAAACAGTTAAAAAGTGGAAAAAAATTATCTGAAATAGAAGTAAGCCAAAGCACCTTAAACGGAATAAAGCAGGGAATTTTAAATATTGTAGTTCAAAAAGTAGTTACTTTTGGTATAAGCAAATTTTCTGCCTGGCGAGGAAAATATACAGCAAAACAGGTTGAAGATGCGTTAGAAGATTTACAGGCTCATCCTGAGAAGTATGGTATTGAAAATAAATTAGAGAAGCTTTGGACAAAAATTGACGAGCATAGTGGAGACTTTCACGGAAACCATGCAACATATTATGATGTTAATGTGACCTATCAAGCATATAGAGAACAAGTTGGGATTGCTTTTTCAAATAATAATATTTTAGAATTTCATTTAAATATTCCTGAAAAATTACAAGGTCAAGGTATAGGCTCAGAGATTTTTAAACAAGCAATTATTGATTATGCACCATCAAAAGTGAAAGGATGGTGGAAAACATCCGATATTTATACTGGAAATGAATCGATAAATCTTTCTATTTTCAAGCAGAAATTAAAAGAAGGATTTTCTCCCGAAAAAGCTGTTTTTGAAACTCCAACGGGTAAAATTCTTAAAGCTAATAATTTTGATGGAACTGTTGAAATTTTAAAGAACTCAGCTGATGAGGTAATAATATATTTTAACCCTAAATTATAA
- a CDS encoding REP-associated tyrosine transposase — protein MSRNYKFHNPEGLYFISFAVVGWLDVFTRNEYKDLFLESLEYCQKNKGLEIHAWCIMTNHVHLVFRSIKGQNPELLIGDLKRFTSQSIVKSIQENPRESRKEFLLDFFKKEAEKSSNVKHYQFWRHDNKPIELWSNKVIQQKIHYVHNNPVEEGLVYKAEDYVYSSAIDYSGQKGLVDDIVVFRMFDV, from the coding sequence ATGAGTAGAAATTACAAGTTTCACAATCCAGAAGGTTTATATTTTATCAGTTTTGCTGTTGTGGGTTGGCTTGATGTATTTACAAGAAACGAGTATAAAGATTTGTTTTTGGAAAGTTTAGAATATTGTCAAAAAAATAAGGGTTTAGAAATTCATGCGTGGTGTATTATGACCAATCATGTTCATTTGGTTTTTAGAAGTATAAAAGGGCAAAATCCTGAATTATTGATAGGAGATTTAAAGAGGTTTACAAGTCAATCTATCGTAAAAAGCATACAAGAAAATCCAAGAGAAAGTAGGAAAGAATTCTTGTTAGATTTCTTTAAAAAAGAGGCAGAAAAAAGTTCTAATGTAAAACATTATCAATTTTGGAGACATGATAATAAGCCAATTGAACTTTGGAGCAATAAAGTTATTCAGCAAAAAATACATTATGTACATAATAATCCAGTTGAAGAAGGCTTGGTTTATAAAGCAGAAGATTATGTGTATAGTAGTGCAATTGATTATTCAGGACAGAAAGGTTTGGTAGATGATATAGTTGTTTTTAGAATGTTTGATGTTTAA
- a CDS encoding REP-associated tyrosine transposase → MSRNYKFHNPEGLYFISFAVVGWLDVFTRNEYKDLFLESLEYCQKNKGLEIHAWCIMTNHVHLVFRSIKGQNPELLIGDLKRFTSQSIVKSIQENPRESRKEFLLDFFKKEAEKSSNVKHYQFWRHDNKPIELWSNKVIQQKIDYVHNNPVEEGLVYKAEDYVYSSAIDYSGQKGLVDDIVVFRMFDV, encoded by the coding sequence ATGAGTAGAAATTACAAGTTTCACAATCCAGAAGGTTTATATTTTATCAGTTTTGCTGTTGTGGGTTGGCTTGATGTATTTACAAGAAACGAGTATAAAGATTTGTTTTTGGAAAGTTTAGAATATTGTCAAAAAAATAAGGGTTTAGAAATTCATGCGTGGTGTATTATGACCAATCATGTTCATTTGGTTTTTAGAAGTATAAAAGGGCAAAATCCTGAATTATTGATAGGAGATTTAAAGAGGTTTACAAGTCAATCTATCGTAAAAAGCATACAAGAAAATCCAAGAGAAAGTAGGAAAGAATTCTTGTTAGATTTCTTTAAAAAAGAGGCAGAAAAAAGTTCTAATGTAAAACATTATCAATTTTGGAGACATGATAATAAGCCAATTGAACTTTGGAGCAATAAAGTTATTCAGCAAAAAATAGATTATGTACATAATAATCCAGTTGAAGAAGGCTTGGTTTATAAAGCAGAAGATTATGTGTATAGTAGTGCAATTGATTATTCAGGACAGAAAGGTTTGGTAGATGATATAGTTGTTTTTAGAATGTTTGATGTTTAA
- a CDS encoding EndoU domain-containing protein yields the protein MGGAIQVKTSSPFQNLSAEIEIVETWKMKDGTWSKVQHLNWVQVDDITTKVNSKVGHVIETLDLNTTGTKFKGCHSEISLQNYKNSNPTTRYEFRDITYDINSGLDNTSRVFEAKPVVIKSDGTEIIKGNNQGISSFFPKNWDKNKIIEEVEYAIANNHGRIPENPNGTEYFGFSKDNKVEIHFYLNADGSIGSFFPKKR from the coding sequence TTGGGTGGTGCGATACAAGTAAAAACGTCAAGTCCTTTTCAAAATCTTTCCGCAGAAATAGAAATTGTGGAAACATGGAAGATGAAGGATGGAACTTGGAGCAAAGTACAGCATCTTAATTGGGTTCAGGTAGACGATATTACAACCAAGGTAAATTCAAAAGTGGGGCATGTGATAGAAACTTTAGATTTAAATACTACAGGAACAAAATTTAAAGGATGCCATAGTGAAATTTCATTACAAAATTACAAAAATAGTAATCCTACGACTCGATACGAATTTAGAGATATTACCTATGATATTAATTCTGGTTTAGATAATACATCAAGAGTATTTGAAGCAAAACCAGTAGTAATTAAATCAGATGGTACTGAAATAATTAAAGGAAATAATCAAGGTATATCCTCTTTTTTTCCTAAAAACTGGGATAAAAATAAAATAATAGAGGAAGTAGAATATGCAATAGCAAATAATCATGGGAGAATTCCTGAAAATCCAAATGGAACAGAATATTTTGGTTTTTCAAAAGATAATAAAGTGGAAATCCATTTTTATCTGAATGCTGATGGATCTATAGGTTCATTTTTTCCTAAAAAAAGATAA